The Ananas comosus cultivar F153 linkage group 7, ASM154086v1, whole genome shotgun sequence genome has a window encoding:
- the LOC109713283 gene encoding UPF0481 protein At3g47200-like yields the protein MAQDQGEAVAVDIEDAVLSSVRSNINALHRNPMAPESFTIFRVPAHVRQRNTHLYEPRMVSVGPYGRGDGPVLRAMEQHKWRYLQDFLSRNPYNCIDHYIAEIRVLEPRARRCYFEPVDLSADAFVEMLLLDGCFVLEFIIKWSQGDDDSVCTAGWSLPLVRGDLLLLENQIPLFVLEKLFELVTFTMDDEEIPSLMELLVNYLASRNVERPEEEMLASRVSAAVSVHGEAKDFHHLLHLYYRCYIPKPQTDPRGSTICGTILKWLNPTKIFASLLSYLRIKISRSQAPADKKRSPNTIPSATELEEAGVTFKRKGEKRKRNESDQHHPGSFLDVAFHDGVLEIPFLSVENSTLSRFTNLVAFEQCGGCKPEEAYMTSYATFMDCIIDTPADVAILHQSGILENKLASDKELAVFFNQLSDCAAMDFEKHYLAGLFRDVRKYCDSDWPKWRAKLVRDYFGNPWAILSLIAAVFVLVFTFLQTFYTVFPYYHPRN from the coding sequence ATGGCACAGGATCAGGGAGAGGCGGTCGCCGTAGACATCGAGGATGCCGTGCTGAGCTCCGTCAGGTCGAACATCAACGCCTTACACCGCAACCCGATGGCGCCGGAGAGCTTCACCATCTTCCGCGTTCCGGCGCACGTCCGGCAGCGCAACACGCACCTCTACGAGCCCCGGATGGTCTCCGTCGGCCCCTACGGCCGCGGCGACGGCCCCGTCCTCCGCGCCATGGAGCAGCACAAGTGGCGCTACCTGCAGGACTTCCTCTCCCGCAACCCCTACAACTGCATCGATCACTACATAGCCGAGATCAGGGTGCTGGAGCCTCGGGCGCGGCGGTGCTACTTCGAGCCCGTCGACCTCAGCGCCGATGCGTTCGTGGAGATGCTGCTCCTCGACGGGTGCTTCGTCCTCGAGTTCATCATCAAGTGGAGCCAGGGGGACGACGACAGCGTCTGCACCGCCGGATGGAGCTTGCCGCTCGTGCGCGGCGACCTGCTCCTGCTCGAGAACCAGATCCCCCTCTTCGTGCTCGAGAAGCTGTTCGAGCTCGTCACGTTCACCATGGACGACGAGGAGATACCCTCCCTGATGGAGCTTCTCGTGAACTACCTCGCGAGCAGAAACGTCGAGAGGCCCGAGGAAGAGATGCTCGCCAGTCGCGTCTCCGCCGCCGTTTCGGTGCACGGCGAAGCCAAAGATTTCCACCACCTGTTGCATCTCTACTACCGCTGCTACATCCCGAAACCACAAACTGACCCGAGGGGCAGTACCATCTGCGGTACTATTCTCAAATGGTTAAACCCGACTAAGATCTTCGCCTCCCTCCTCTCTTATCTCCGAATAAAGATTTCCCGATCGCAGGCGCCGGCGGATAAGAAACGATCGCCGAATACGATCCCGTCCGCGACCGAGCTCGAGGAGGCCGGAGTGACGTTTAAGAGGAAGGgcgagaagaggaaaaggaacgAGAGTGATCAGCATCATCCCGGTTCGTTCCTGGACGTCGCATTTCACGACGGCGTGCTCGAGATCCCATTCCTCTCGGTGGAGAACTCGACGTTATCGCGGTTCACGAACCTCGTGGCATTCGAGCAGTGCGGCGGGTGCAAGCCGGAGGAGGCGTACATGACGAGCTACGCGACGTTCATGGACTGCATCATCGACACGCCGGCAGACGTCGCGATACTCCACCAGAGCGGGATCCTGGAGAACAAGCTGGCGAGCGACAAGGAGCTGGCGGTGTTCTTCAACCAGCTCTCCGACTGCGCCGCCATGGATTTCGAGAAGCACTACCTCGCCGGGTTGTTCCGGGACGTGAGGAAGTACTGCGATTCCGATTGGCCCAAGTGGAGGGCGAAGCTGGTCAGGGACTATTTCGGCAACCCGTGGGCCATCCTTTCCTTGATCGCAGCAGTTTTCGTTCTTGTTTTCACCTTCCTGCAGACCTTCTACACCGTCTTCCCTTACTACCATCCTAGGAATTAG